Proteins co-encoded in one Malus sylvestris chromosome 9, drMalSylv7.2, whole genome shotgun sequence genomic window:
- the LOC126583762 gene encoding probable xyloglucan glycosyltransferase 5 — protein sequence MAPSLNFSRWWGKERTSKGNPVVVTMENPNYSVLEINGPDEVFRPVDKDRGKNARQFTWALLLKAHKAVGFVSWIGNIVWSLLGSIKKRLIFGTVETEKSGKGRILYRVIMVFLMMALAFLAFEFMAHFKGWHLHIPQSLEIRGWLHSIYFSWLEFRAGYIAPAIQGLTNFCVALFLIQSADRMLLCLGCFWIKFKKIKPKFEVPLKSDDLEAPGCNYPKVLVQIPMCNEREVYEQSISAVCQLDWPKERLLIQVLDDSDDESIQWLIKGEVAKWNQRGVNIIYRHRLVRTGYKAGNLKSAMNCDYVKDYEFVAIFDADFQPNPDYLKLTVPHFKDNPELGLVQARWSFVNTDENLLTRLQNINLCFHFEVEQQVNGVFLNFFGFNGTAGVWRIKALEESGGWLERTTVEDMDIAVRAHLCGWKFIFLNDVKVLCELPESYEAYKKQQHRWHSGPMHLFRLCLPAIISSKMKFWKKANLILLFFLLRKLILPFYSFTLFCIILPLTMFVPEAELSMWVICYVPVFMSFMNILPSLRSFPFIVPYLLFENTMSVTKFNAMVSGLFKLGSSYEWVVTKKAGRSSEPDLLELEERETKAMIHPQLYRGTSDSGLSELNKLKEHQEAAPKPPPVKKLNKIYKKELALAFLLLTAALRSLLSAQGVHFYFLLFQGVSFLLVGLDLIGEQMS from the exons ATGGCTCCAAGCCTAAATTTTTCAAGGTGGTGGGGAAAGGAGAGGACTAGTAAGGGAAATCCAGTGGTGGTAACAATGGAGAACCCTAATTACTCAGTGCTGGAGATAAACGGTCCAGATGAAGTTTTCAGGCCAGTTGATAAGGACAGAGGGAAGAATGCTAGGCAATTTACATGGGCTTTGCTTCTAAAAGCCCACAAAGCTGTTGGCTTTGTTTCTTGGATTGGAAACATTGTTTGGTCATTGCTTGGTTCAATTAAAAAAAGATTGATTTTTGGGACTGTGGAGACTGAGAAATCTGGAAAAGGGAGGATTTTGTATAGGGTTATTATGGTGTTCTTAATGATGGCTTTGGCTTTTCTGGCTTTTGAATTCATGGCTCACTTCAAGGGTTGGCATTTGCATATCCCACAGAGTTTGGAGATTAGAGGATGGCTTCACTCGATTTACTTTTCGTGGTTGGAGTTCCGGGCCGGCTACATTGCTCCTGCAATTCAGGGTTTGACTAACTTCTGTGTGGCTCTCTTCTTAATCCAGTCCGCCGACCGGATGCTGCTGTGTTTAGGTTGCTTCTGGATCAAGTTTAAGAAGATTAAGCCAAAGTTTGAAGTTCCATTGAAGTCAGACGATTTGGAAGCTCCAGGATGCAATTATCCGAAAGTTCTTGTTCAAATTCCTATGTGTAATGAGAGAGAG GTATATGAACAATCTATTTCAGCAGTCTGCCAACTCGATTGGCCGAAAGAACGCTTGTTGATTCAAGTTCTGGACGACTCTGATGATGAGAGCATACAATGGTTAATTAAGGGGGAGGTAGCCAAGTGGAACCAAAGGGGTGTCAATATCATCTATCGCCATCGTTTGGTCAGAACCGGTTACAAAGCTGGAAATCTCAAGTCTGCAATGAATTGTGATTATGTAAAGGACTATGAGTTTGTTGCAATCTTTGATGCCGATTTCCAGCCAAACCCTGACTACCTCAAGCTCACAGTTCCCCATTTTAAG GACAATCCTGAGCTCGGGTTAGTTCAGGCTAGGTGGTCTTTTGTCAACACAGATGAGAACTTGTTGACACGCCTCCAGAACATTAATTTGTGCTTCCACTTTGAGGTTGAACAGCAGGTTAATGGGGTTTTCCTCAATTTCTTTGGTTTCAATGGTACTGCTGGAGTTTGGAGAATCAAAGCACTTGAAGAATCTGGAGGCTGGCTTGAGCGTACAACAGTAGAAGACATGGATATAGCAGTTCGTGCCCATCTTTGTGGTTGGAAATTCATATTCCTCAATGATGTCAAG GTACTTTGTGAGCTTCCAGAATCTTATGAAGCttacaaaaagcaacaacatcGTTGGCATTCTGGTCCCATGCATCTTTTCCGTTTGTGCCTTCCAGCAATTATTAGTTCTAAG ATGAAGTTCTGGAAGAAAGCAAACTTGATACTACTATTCTTTCTTCTTAGGAAGTTAATTCTCCCATTTTATTCTTTCACATTGTTCTGCATAATTCTTCCTCTGACAATGTTTGTCCCCGAAGCCGAGCTATCCATGTGGGTTATCTGCTATGTGCCTGTATTTATGTCATTCATGAACATTCTTCCTTCCCTTAGATCTTTCCCCTTCATTGTCCCTTACCTCCTGTTCGAAAACACAATGTCCGTGACCAAATTCAACGCTATGGTTTCCGGTTTGTTCAAGTTGGGGAGCTcgtacgaatgggttgtcaccAAGAAGGCAGGTCGGTCATCGGAGCCGGACCTGCTAGAATTAGAGGAGAGGGAAACAAAGGCCATGATTCACCCACAACTCTACCGAGGAACATCAGATAGTGGCCTCTCGGAGCTCAACAAATTAAAAGAGCATCAAGAAGCTGCTCCGAAACCTCCTCCTGTGAAGAAACTgaacaagatatacaagaaagaGCTAGCTCTGGCTTTCTTACTGCTTACTGCTGCACTTAGGAGCCTCCTATCAGCACAAGGAGTACACTTTTACTTCCTTCTATTCCAAGGTGTGTCATTTTTACTGGTGGGTCTTGACCTAATTGGTGAGCAGATGAGCTAG